Proteins encoded within one genomic window of Gadus macrocephalus chromosome 16, ASM3116895v1:
- the LOC132475051 gene encoding extracellular calcium-sensing receptor-like, with the protein MNFLKVALMKPKASVNLPDYVHLHVLLWGILSVMFNQVETKAQQCKLIPGSMSLPVLQRHGDITLGGLFSLHDMVVEPNRLFTTMPPHPRCTRFNFRTFRWMQTMIFAIEEINREGKLLPNVTLGYKIYDSCSTPYQALKAAMELMGTEQDSEVEMVDNHMCHGTVPVVIGDGGSTQSLVVARFLGAFNVPQVSYFSSCACLSNKIEYPAFLRTMPSDLFQVDALVQLVRHFDWTWVGVIAGDDAYGRGGATIFDNEVQKFGACVALHEIIPKNHARDAMAAIVSRIRSSGALVVLVFAVEQDAAALFDEALRQGLSGIHWLASEAWSTASVLSTPKKYQHILQGTIGLAIRRAQIPGLQDFLLRLHPSNSDASENPFLIPFWEEVFGCRLGERTLMENENYKPPCSGTEDLKSIKNIYNDVSQLRISYNVYKAVYAIAHAIKAMKSCNDGAGPFLLQACSEATNIQPWQLLHYLKEVEYTNQFGDETMFDQNGDPVAMYDLVNWQLGSNGEMQFITIGMFDGTAPAGRKKLQLQDNNILWNDNKTMVPQSECSSPCPSGTRKAIRPNFPVCCHDCVVCRAGEISNRTNSIECLRCLPLFWSNVERTACFPKEVDFLSFSDTMGKTLTTVALLGSLCTCWVIFIFSCHISTPIVRANNSELSFLLLFSLNLCFLCSLTFIGRPSDWSCMLRHTAFGITFVLCISCVLGKTIVVLMAFKASLPGSNLMKWFGPVQQRAIITLSTLVQVIICIIWLTVAPPTPQKLMPRESAIVLLLCDEGSALGFALVLGYIGLLACLCLFLAFLARKLPDNFNEAKLITFSMLIFCAVWVAFIPAYISSPGKYSVAVEIFAILASSYGLLACIFAPKCYIILLRPEKNSRKHLMSKTNVQ; encoded by the exons ATGAATTTCTTGAAAGTTGCATTGATGAAGCCCAAGGCGTCAGTTAATTTGCCAGACTATGTACATTTACATGTGCTGCTGTGGGGGATATTGTCAGTTATGTTTAACCAGGTAGAAACCAAGGCTCAGCAATGTAAACTTATACCAGGGTCCATGTCTCTGCCTGTTCTGCAAAGACACGGGGATATCACACTAGGGGGTCTCTTTTCTCTTCATGACATGGTGGTGGAGCCTAATCGTTTATTCACCACCATGCCACCACACCCAAGGTGCACCAG gTTCAACTTCCGAACATTTCGTTGGATGCAGACTATGATCTTTGCAATTGAAGAGATCAACAGGGAGGGAAAACTCCTTCCAAACGTCACTCTGGGCTATAAGATTTATGACTCATGCAGCACCCCCTACCAGGCCTTGAAGGCTGCCATGGAGCTGATGGGAACCGAGCAAGATTCAGAGGTAGAGATGGTGGATAATCACATGTGTCACGGGACTGTTCCTGTGGTGATAGGAGATGGAGGCTCAACACAGTCACTAGTTGTGGCTCGATTCCTTGGAGCGTTCAATGTGCCTCAG GTGAGCTATTTCTCCAGCTGTGCTTGTCTCAGTAACAAAATAGAGTATCCTGCCTTCTTAAGGACCATGCCTAGTGACCTCTTTCAG GTGGATGCCCTGGTGCAGCTGGTCAGACATTTTGACTGGACATGGGTGGGCGTAATAGCAGGTGACGATGCATATGGTCGAGGTGGTGCGACAATCTTTGACAATGAG GTTCAGAAGTTTGGTGCCTGTGTGGCCCTCCATGAAATCATCCCTAAGAACCATGCAAGAGATGCGATGGCCGCTATTGTTTCCAGGATTCGATCCTCAGGGGCTTTGGTGGTCCTGGTGTTTGCTGTGGAACAAGACGCTGCAGCGCTGTTTGATGAAGCACTCAG GCAGGGGCTGTCAGGGATCCATTGGCTGGCGAGTGAGGCATGGAGCACCGCATCTGTCCTCTCTACCCCTAAGAAGTACCAACACATCCTCCAGGGCACAATAGGTTTGGCTATACGTAGAGCACAGATCCCTGGCCTGCAGGACTTTCTGCTTCGCCTACACCCCTCAAACTCAGATGCTTCTGAGAATCCCTTTCTGATCCCTTTCTGGGAAGAGGTCTTTGGGTGTCGTCTAGGTGAAAGGACtttaatggaaaatgaaaaTTATAAACCTCCATGTTCTGGTACAGAGGACCTGAAAAGTATAAAGAACATTTACAATGATGTTTCCCAGCTAAGGATTTCTTACAATGTCTACAAGGCTGTTTACGCAATTGCACATGCGATTAAAGCTATGAAGAGCTGTAATGATGGGGCTGGGCCATTTTTACTGCAGGCTTGTTCAGAGGCAACCAATATACAGCCATGGCAG CTCCTTCACTACCTAAAAGAGGTGGAATACACAAATCAGTTTGGGGATGAGACCATGTTTGACCAAAACGGAGACCCCGTAGCTATGTATGATCTGGTCAATTGGCAACTGGGATCAAATGGAGAGATGCAATTTATAACCATTGGAATGTTCGATGGGACAGCACCGGCTGGCCGTAAAAAACTCCAGCTGCAAGATAATAACATTCTTTGGAATGACAACAAGACAATG GTTCCCCAGTCAGAATGCAGCAGTCCCTGTCCCTCAGGCACCAGAAAGGCCATCCGACCAAACTTTCCTGTATGCTGCCATGACTGTGTGGTCTGCAGAGCTGGGGAGATTAGCAATCGGACCA ATTCCATAGAGTGTTTGCGCTGCTTGCCTCTTTTTTGGTCCAATGTTGAGAGAACAGCCTGCTTTCCCAAAGAAGTGGACTTCCTGTCCTTCAGCGACACCATGGGCAAAACACTGACGACTGTTGCTCTGCTTGGCTCCTTGTGCACTTGTTGGGTTATCTTTATATTCTCTTGTCACATATCTACTCCTATAGTTAGAGCTAATAACTCTGAGCTGAGTTTCCTGCTGCTCTTCTCCTTGAATCTGTGTTTCCTATGTTCTCTGACCTTCATCGGTCGTCCCTCAGACTGGTCCTGTATGCTTCGCCACACAGCTTTTGGGATCACCTTTGTCCtctgtatctcttgtgttctgGGGAAGACTATAGTGGTGTTGATGGCTTTTAAGGCTTCACTTCCGGGCAGCAATCTTATGAAATGGTTTGGACCAGTACAGCAAAGAGCCATCATTACCCTTTCAACCTTGGTCCAG GTTAttatttgtataatttggttGACGGTGGCTCCTCCTACTCCACAAAAACTGATGCCTAGAGAGAGTGCCATCGTTTTACTCTTATGTGATGAGGGTTCAGCTCTAGGATTTGCTCTGGTCCTCGGTTATATTGGCCTGCTGGCCTGCCTCTGCCTCTTCTTGGCCTTCTTAGCCAGAAAGTTACCAGACAATTTCAATGAGGCCAAGCTCATCACCTTCAGCATGCTGATCTTCTGTGCTGTCTGGGTGGCCTTCATCCCAGCCTACATCAGCTCTCCAGGGAAGTACTCTGTGGCTGTGGAGATCTTTGCCATCCTGGCTTCTAGTTATGGTCTGTTAGCCTGTATTTTTGCTCCCAAATGTTACATAATCTTGCTCAGACCCGAGAAGAACTCTCGGAAACATCTAATGTCAAAGACCAATGTGCAATAA
- the LOC132474434 gene encoding extracellular calcium-sensing receptor-like, giving the protein MCKCGHFRMTFKLSLVMLVLVILWVVRAIEAQSKTPLCKILGSPESPLLSKEGDVTIGGAFSIHSKITQPLLSFTDTPTRLTCSSLNLREFRFAQTMIFAIEEINSSDYLLPNVSIGYRIYDNCGSTLSSMRAAMALMNGADATSESACSGQSAVHAIIGESESSSTIVLSRTTGPFKLPVISHSATCECLSSRTEYPSFFRTIASDLYQSRALAQLVKHFGWSWVGAVNSDSDYGNNGMAIFLAAAREEGVCVEYTEKFHRTEPEKLKKVVEVIRKSTARVIVGFLAHVEMNNLLEQLSVHNITGLQFIGVEAWITADSLVTPTSFSVLGGSLGFAVQKANISGFSDFVIKGFWESAFPCTQPNSEIVMDTQCKDNLDLIETKDYNDDVPELRYSANIYKAIYAVAHSLHRLLKCKNVSGCDKMIKVHPWQVVEALQMVNFTIKNGDQVWFDSTGAAVARYEVVNWQRGADGSVEFKPVGYYDASLPPGEKFVLRNKDIMWPGGKTELPVSVCSESCPPGTRKVLQKGKPVCCYDCILCAEGEISNTTDSNGCTKCPEDFWSSENRDKCVLKTVEFLTFTEVMGIVLVFFSLFGVFITIIVANLFLINKDTPLVRANNSELSFLLLFSLTLCFLCSLTFIGRPSDWSCMLRHTAFGITFVLCISCVLGKTIVVLMAFRATLPSSNVMKWFGPTQQRLSVLAFTLIQVVICILWLTINPPYPFKNMEIYMDKIILECALGSPIGFWAVLGYIGILALLCFILAFLARKLPDNFNEAKFITFSMLIFCAVWITFIPAYVSSPGKFTVAVEIFAMLASSYGLLVCVFAPKCFIILFKPELNTKKHMMAKGK; this is encoded by the exons ATGTGTAAGTGTGGTCACTTTCGCATGACTTTTAAACTGTCACTAGTGATGCTAGTGCTAGTTATCCTTTGGGTGGTGCGAGCAATCGAAGCACAGAGCAAGACACCCCTATGTAAGATACTGGGCAGTCCAGAGTCCCCTCTCCTGTCCAAAGAAGGAGATGTTACCATTGGAGGAGCCTTTTCTATCCACAGCAAAATCACTCAGCCACTACTGTCCTTTACAGACACACCCACTCGGCTTACATGCTCAAG TTTGAATCTGAGAGAGTTTCGATTTGCACAAACTATGATCTTTGCCATTGAGGAGATAAATAGCAGTGACTATCTTCTTCCCAATGTTTCTATTGGATATCGTATCTATGATAACTGTGGCTCCACATTATCCTCAATGCGTGCCGCCATGGCCCTCATGAACGGCGCTGACGCGACTTCGGAAAGCGCCTGCTCCGGTCAATCTGCTGTGCACGCTATCATTGGAGAGTCTGAATCATCCTCGACTATTGTTCTGTCACGCACCACCGGACCTTTCAAACTACCCGTG ATCAGTCACTCGGCCACGTGTGAGTGTTTGAGTAGTAGGACAGAATATCCCTCTTTCTTCCGCACCATCGCCAGCGACCTCTACCAGAGCCGGGCTCTGGCCCAGCTGGTCAAACACTTTGGCTGGAGCTGGGTGGGGGCGGTCAACAGTGACAGTGACTATGGCAACAACGGCATGGCCATCTTCCTCGCCGCCGCGCGGGAGGAAGGGGTATGTGTGGAGTACACAGAGAAGTTCCACAGGACGGAACCAGAGAAGCTCAAGAAAGTGGTGGAAGTTATTCGCAAGAGTACGGCCAGAGTGATTGTTGGCTTCTTAGCCCACGTGGAAATGAATAACCTTTTAGAGCAGCTGAGCGTCCACAATATCACAGGCTTGCAGTTCATTGGTGTGGAGGCCTGGATCACTGCTGACAGTCTGGTGACCCCCACCAGCTTCAGTGTGTTAGGAGGGTCCCTTGGTTTCGCTGTGCAGAAAGCTAATATCAGTGGCTTTTCGGATTTTGTGATTAAAGGGTTCTGGGAATCTGCCTTTCCATGCACACAGCCAAACAGTGAAATTGTAATGGATACACAATGTAAAGACAACCTTGATCTGATTGAGACAAAGGATTACAATGATGATGTGCCTGAGCTTAGATACTCTGCTAACATCTACAAGGCCATCTATGCTGTGGCTCATTCTCTGCACCGTTTACTCAAATGCAAAAACGTCAGTGGGTGCGACAAGATGATTAAAGTGCATCCCTGGCAG GTAGTGGAAGCATTACAGATGGTCAATTTCACCATAAAGAACGGGGATCAGGTGTGGTTTGACAGCACAGGCGCAGCCGTGGCCCGGTATGAGGTGGTGAACTGGCAGCGTGGGGCCGATGGCTCGGTCGAGTTTAAACCGGTCGGCTACTACGACGCCTCATTACCTCCTGGAGAAAAGTTTGTCCTCAGGAACAAGGACATAATGTGGCCTGGTGGAAAGACAGAG TTGCCTGTGTCAGTGTGCAGTGAAAGCTGTCCCCCTGGAACTCGCAAGGTCCTCCAGAAAGGGAAGCCAGTGTGCTGCTATGACTGTATACTTTGTGCTGAGGGTGAAATCAGCAACACAACAG ATTCTAATGGTTGCACAAAGTGCCCTGAAGATTTCTGGTCAAGTGAAAACAGAGATAAATGTGTTCTGAAAACCGTTGAGTTCCTAACTTTTACAGAAGTAATGGGGATAGTactggtgtttttttctttgtttgggGTATTTATAACTATAATTGTGGCAAACTTGTTTTTGATCAATAAGGACACGCCTTTAGTCAGGGCCAACAACTCTGAGCTGAGCTTCCTGCTGCTCTTCTCCTTgactctgtgtttcctgtgttctctGACCTTCATCGGCCGTCCCTCAGACTGGTCCTGTATGCTTCGCCACACAGCGTTTGGGATCACCTTTGTCCTTtgtatctcttgtgttctgGGGAAAACTATAGTGGTGTTGATGGCCTTCAGAGCTACACTACCTAGCAGTAATGTTATGAAATGGTTTGGTCCAACTCAGCAGAGACTGAGTGTATTGGCTTTCACTCTCATACAGGTTGTAATTTGTATACTTTGGTTAACAATCAACCCTCCCTATCCCTTTAAAAATATGGAAATCTATATGGATAAGATCATTCTAGAATGCGCCCTTGGATCCCCTATAGGGTTCTGGGCTGTTTTGGGGTACATAGGAATCCTAGCTTTGTTATGTTTCATACTGGCTTTTCTGGCCAGAAAGCTGCCTGATAACTTCAATGAGGCCAAATTCATCACCTTCAGCATGTTGATATTCTGTGCAGTCTGGATCACCTTCATCCCTGCTTATGTCAGTTCTCCGGGGAAGTTCACTGTAGCTGTGGAAATATTTGCTATGCTAGCTTCAAGTTATGGGTTACTTGTATGTGTATTTGCCCCAAAATGCttcattattttattcaagCCAGAActgaacacaaagaaacacatgaTGGCAAAAGGTAAATAA